A portion of the bacterium genome contains these proteins:
- the carB gene encoding carbamoyl-phosphate synthase large subunit, which yields MPKRTDLRTILLIGSGPIVIGQACEFDYSGTQACKALREEGYRVVLVNSNPATIMTDPEFADRTYVEPLTVEVLERIIVAEKPDALLPTIGGQTGLNLALDLAAAGVLERHGVELIGARVDAIKRAEDRDLFKAVIDEIGLDLPKSGIAHTMAEAQAVLAEIGLPVILRPSRTLGGTGGGFAASEEEFRANVAWGLEVSPISEILIEESIAGWKEFELEVMRDGKDNVVIVCSIENFDPMGTHTGDSITVAPAQTLTDKEYQLMRDAAVAIIRAIGVDTGGSNIQFAVDPRTGRQTVIEMNPRVSRSSALASKATGFPIAKIAAKLAVGYTLDELRNDITRETPACFEPTIDYVVTKVPRFTFEKFPQASDHLGPQMKSVGEAMAIGRTFKESLQKALRSLEIGSAGFETRAEGDRARLEERLRQPNADRLWWVGEAFRRGLSVDEVEALTRIDPWFLRHVEDIVREEETLRGVPLAAISTERLRSLKQMGFGDQRLARLLGASEPDIRRKREAAGIVPVYKTVDTCGAEFEAYTPYLYSSYEPGDDEAKPTTAKKIVILGGGPNRIGQGIEFDYCCVHAVLALREDGYETLMVNCNPETVSTDYDTSDKLFFEPLTFEDALALIEREQPAGVIVQFGGQTPLRLAVPLEQAGVPIIGTSPDSIDRAEDRERFEEVLAKLDLRRPANGIARSSEEAVAVAEGIGYPVLVRPSYVLGGRAMELVYDRDSLARYMQTAVQASPEHPVLIDHFLEDAIEVDVDAVSDGTDVVIGGIMEHIERAGVHSGDSACSLPPYSIDAEVQADIRRQAVALARELGVVGLMNVQFAVKDRVVYVLEVNPRASRTVPFVSKAIGAPLAKIAARCMVGRSLRDQGFTEERVPRHVSVKEAVFPFIKFPGVDTVLGPEMKSTGEVMGIDATFGAAFAKAQIAAGTLLPTSGTAFVSVPAASYDAVVPIATRLAAAGFRLVATRGTAGRLREAGLGVEVLNKIQDGGPNVLDLMKRGDVALVVNTPSGVGSVRDSFPIRRTALECRVPYFTTIAAAAAAAAGIELLREGPFQVLPLQEHYARGGQR from the coding sequence ATGCCCAAGCGCACCGACCTCCGCACCATCCTCCTCATCGGCTCCGGTCCGATCGTCATCGGCCAGGCGTGCGAGTTCGACTACTCCGGCACCCAGGCGTGCAAGGCGCTGCGCGAGGAGGGCTACCGCGTCGTCCTCGTCAACTCGAACCCGGCGACGATCATGACCGACCCGGAGTTCGCCGACCGCACCTACGTCGAGCCGCTGACGGTCGAGGTCCTCGAGCGCATCATCGTCGCCGAGAAGCCCGACGCGCTGCTGCCCACGATCGGCGGGCAGACGGGCCTGAACCTCGCGCTCGACCTCGCCGCTGCCGGCGTGCTGGAGCGCCACGGCGTCGAGCTGATCGGCGCCAGGGTCGACGCCATCAAGCGCGCCGAGGACCGCGATCTCTTCAAGGCGGTCATCGACGAGATCGGTCTCGATCTCCCGAAGAGCGGCATCGCGCACACCATGGCCGAGGCGCAGGCGGTGCTCGCCGAGATCGGCCTGCCCGTGATCCTGCGTCCGTCGCGCACGCTCGGCGGCACCGGCGGCGGCTTCGCGGCGAGCGAGGAGGAGTTCCGCGCCAACGTCGCCTGGGGCCTCGAAGTGTCGCCGATCTCCGAGATCCTGATCGAGGAGTCGATCGCGGGCTGGAAGGAGTTCGAGCTCGAGGTGATGCGCGACGGCAAGGACAACGTCGTCATCGTCTGCTCGATCGAGAACTTCGATCCGATGGGCACGCACACCGGCGACTCGATCACGGTCGCCCCCGCGCAGACGCTGACCGACAAGGAATATCAGCTCATGCGCGACGCGGCGGTGGCGATCATCCGTGCCATCGGCGTCGACACCGGGGGCTCGAACATCCAGTTCGCCGTCGACCCGCGCACCGGGCGCCAGACGGTCATCGAGATGAATCCGCGCGTGTCGCGCAGCTCGGCCCTGGCGTCGAAGGCGACGGGCTTCCCGATCGCGAAGATCGCGGCCAAGCTCGCCGTCGGCTACACGCTGGACGAGCTGCGCAACGACATCACGCGCGAGACGCCGGCCTGCTTCGAGCCGACGATCGACTACGTCGTCACCAAGGTCCCGCGCTTCACCTTCGAGAAGTTCCCGCAGGCGAGCGACCACCTCGGGCCGCAGATGAAGTCGGTCGGCGAGGCCATGGCCATCGGCCGCACCTTCAAGGAGTCGCTGCAGAAGGCGCTGCGCTCGCTCGAGATCGGCAGCGCCGGCTTCGAGACGCGCGCCGAGGGCGACCGTGCCCGGCTGGAGGAGCGGCTGCGGCAGCCGAACGCCGACCGCCTGTGGTGGGTGGGCGAGGCGTTCCGCCGCGGCCTGTCGGTCGACGAGGTCGAGGCGCTGACGAGGATCGACCCGTGGTTCCTCCGGCACGTCGAGGACATCGTCCGCGAGGAGGAGACCCTGCGCGGCGTGCCGCTCGCCGCCATCTCGACCGAGCGGCTACGGAGTCTGAAGCAGATGGGCTTCGGCGATCAGCGCCTGGCGCGGCTCCTCGGCGCGTCCGAGCCCGACATCCGCCGCAAGCGGGAGGCCGCCGGCATCGTTCCCGTCTACAAGACCGTCGACACCTGCGGCGCCGAGTTCGAGGCCTACACGCCGTATCTCTACTCGAGCTACGAGCCCGGCGACGACGAGGCCAAGCCGACGACGGCGAAGAAGATCGTCATCCTCGGCGGCGGGCCGAACCGCATCGGCCAGGGCATCGAGTTCGACTACTGCTGCGTCCACGCCGTGCTCGCGCTGCGCGAGGACGGCTACGAGACGCTGATGGTCAACTGCAACCCGGAGACCGTCAGCACCGACTACGACACGTCCGACAAGCTCTTCTTCGAGCCGCTGACGTTCGAGGACGCGCTGGCGCTCATCGAGCGCGAGCAGCCCGCGGGCGTGATCGTACAGTTCGGCGGGCAGACGCCGCTGCGCCTCGCCGTGCCGCTGGAGCAGGCCGGGGTGCCGATCATCGGCACGTCGCCGGACTCGATCGACCGCGCCGAGGACCGCGAGCGCTTCGAGGAGGTGCTGGCGAAGCTCGATCTGCGCCGCCCCGCGAACGGCATCGCGCGCTCGTCGGAGGAGGCCGTCGCGGTCGCCGAGGGCATCGGCTACCCGGTCCTCGTCCGCCCCTCGTACGTGCTCGGCGGGCGCGCGATGGAGCTGGTGTACGATCGCGACAGTCTCGCGCGCTACATGCAGACCGCGGTGCAGGCGTCGCCGGAGCATCCCGTTCTCATCGACCACTTCCTCGAGGACGCCATCGAGGTCGACGTCGACGCAGTCAGCGACGGTACCGACGTCGTCATCGGCGGCATCATGGAGCACATCGAGCGCGCCGGCGTGCACTCGGGCGACAGCGCCTGCTCGCTGCCGCCGTACTCGATCGACGCCGAGGTGCAGGCCGACATCCGCCGGCAAGCGGTCGCGCTGGCGCGTGAGCTGGGCGTGGTCGGGCTGATGAACGTGCAGTTCGCGGTGAAGGACCGCGTCGTCTACGTGCTCGAGGTCAACCCGCGCGCCAGCCGCACGGTGCCGTTCGTCTCGAAGGCCATCGGCGCGCCGCTCGCGAAGATCGCCGCCCGCTGCATGGTCGGCCGCTCGCTGCGCGACCAGGGCTTCACGGAGGAGCGGGTGCCGCGGCACGTGAGCGTCAAGGAGGCGGTGTTCCCGTTCATCAAGTTTCCCGGTGTCGACACCGTGCTCGGCCCCGAGATGAAGTCGACGGGCGAGGTGATGGGCATCGACGCCACCTTCGGCGCCGCCTTCGCCAAGGCGCAGATCGCGGCCGGGACGCTGCTGCCGACCAGCGGGACGGCGTTCGTGTCCGTGCCGGCGGCCAGCTACGACGCCGTCGTGCCGATCGCCACGCGGCTGGCGGCGGCGGGCTTCCGTCTGGTCGCGACGCGGGGCACGGCCGGCCGCCTGCGCGAGGCGGGCCTCGGCGTCGAGGTGCTGAACAAGATCCAGGACGGTGGGCCGAACGTGCTCGACCTCATGAAGCGCGGCGACGTCGCCCTGGTCGTCAACACGCCCTCCGGCGTCGGCTCGGTGCGCGACTCCTTCCCGATCCGGCGCACGGCGCTCGAGTGCCGCGTGCCGTACTTCACGACGATCGCCGCGGCGGCCGCCGCGGCGGCCGGCATCGAGCTGCTGCGCGAGGGGCCGTTCCAGGTGCTGCCGCTCCAGGAGCACTACGCGCGGGGCGGGCAGCGCTGA
- the recG gene encoding ATP-dependent DNA helicase RecG, with protein MDGGALAELLRVLAPPLDYLASDDFQRVGRTGLPLAAWRERLEKARAEAGDTPLLATLARIVAGLDDVAAAPALLREAHGLLPALRAAAGEGAGAGPARSRARTRHLAGGGEDAPLAAAREPGPPPGKGDPGAEGGAGETWDEYRVPTGDAALALAALAAPVERIRAVGPKRAKELERFGLRTLEDVLFHLPFRYEDRRVMTPLVAVRAGMDVTTTGEIQGVRQGVVGRQKRRILEVVLRDGGGTLQLVWFNQVQWFGSRFAAGQRVVVHGRVEPPMGAGPYRIVHPEVTALGGDGEAENLPPVVPVYEKPTAMPVGTMRRIVHEALDAFGARVPAGVPAEVAARRRILDPMRALRHVHQPPAEANLAALGEATSLAHRSLIFDELFFLQLGLALRRSEAGQEPGTAFAPGAGTLGSALRARLPFPLTGAQERAVTEIAADLALPHPMRRLLQGDVGSGKTLVALLAALVVIDAGWQAALMAPTELLAEQHCETVRPLLAPLGIEPVLLTGSVKGRARRDALAALQSGAAFAVGTHALIQEGVAFAKLGLAIVDEQHRFGVMQRAALQRQGPDRPAVDVLVMSATPIPRTLAMTLYGDLAVSTLDELPPGRTPIATRLVREGRRRELYDAIRAEVAAGHQAYVVYPLVEDSEKSDLRAATTMVHELAAGPLAGLRLDLVHGRMKPDEKDAVMRRFKARDFDVLVATTVIEVGIDVPNATVIAIEHAERFGLAQLHQLRGRVGRGRAAGHCFLVVPDWMAPESYQRMAVLEGSTDGFAIAEADLQLRGPGDFLGTRQAGLPPFRVANLLRDTELLRAARDEALRWLAYDPALTRPQSATLRAVLRHRWQGRLELARVG; from the coding sequence ATGGACGGGGGCGCGCTGGCGGAGCTCCTCCGCGTGCTCGCCCCGCCGCTCGACTATCTCGCGAGCGACGATTTCCAGCGCGTCGGGCGCACCGGGCTCCCGCTGGCGGCCTGGCGCGAGCGCCTCGAGAAGGCGCGCGCCGAGGCCGGCGACACGCCGCTGCTCGCGACCCTCGCGCGCATCGTCGCCGGGCTCGACGACGTCGCCGCCGCGCCGGCTCTGCTGCGCGAGGCGCACGGACTCCTGCCGGCGCTGCGTGCGGCGGCCGGCGAAGGTGCGGGCGCCGGGCCGGCGCGCAGCAGGGCACGGACCCGGCACCTCGCGGGCGGCGGAGAGGATGCGCCGCTCGCCGCGGCCCGGGAGCCGGGGCCGCCCCCGGGCAAGGGAGATCCGGGGGCCGAGGGCGGCGCGGGCGAGACCTGGGACGAGTACCGCGTCCCCACCGGCGACGCCGCCCTGGCCCTCGCGGCGCTCGCGGCGCCGGTCGAGCGCATTCGTGCGGTGGGGCCGAAGCGTGCGAAGGAGCTCGAGCGCTTCGGCCTCAGGACGCTCGAGGACGTGCTGTTCCACCTGCCCTTCCGCTACGAGGATCGCCGCGTGATGACGCCGCTCGTGGCCGTGCGCGCGGGCATGGACGTCACCACCACGGGCGAGATCCAGGGTGTGCGCCAGGGGGTCGTCGGGCGCCAGAAGCGGCGCATCCTGGAGGTCGTGCTGCGCGACGGCGGCGGCACGCTCCAGCTCGTCTGGTTCAACCAGGTGCAGTGGTTCGGGAGCCGTTTCGCCGCCGGCCAGCGCGTCGTCGTGCACGGTCGCGTCGAGCCGCCGATGGGCGCCGGGCCGTACCGCATCGTCCACCCGGAGGTGACGGCGCTCGGCGGCGACGGCGAGGCGGAGAACCTCCCGCCCGTCGTGCCGGTCTACGAGAAGCCGACGGCGATGCCGGTCGGCACGATGCGCCGGATCGTGCACGAGGCGCTCGACGCGTTCGGTGCCCGCGTGCCGGCGGGCGTGCCGGCGGAGGTCGCCGCCCGCCGCCGCATCCTCGACCCGATGCGGGCGCTGCGCCACGTGCACCAGCCGCCCGCGGAGGCGAACCTCGCCGCGCTCGGCGAAGCCACGTCGCTCGCACACCGCTCGCTCATCTTCGACGAGCTGTTCTTCCTCCAGCTCGGCCTGGCCCTGCGTCGCTCCGAGGCGGGGCAGGAGCCGGGCACCGCGTTCGCGCCGGGCGCGGGGACGCTCGGGAGCGCGCTGCGTGCCCGCCTGCCGTTCCCGCTCACCGGAGCGCAGGAGCGGGCGGTGACGGAGATCGCCGCCGACCTCGCGCTGCCGCATCCGATGCGCCGGCTCCTGCAGGGCGACGTCGGCAGCGGCAAGACGCTGGTCGCGCTGCTCGCGGCGCTGGTGGTGATCGACGCCGGCTGGCAGGCGGCGCTGATGGCGCCGACGGAGCTGCTCGCCGAGCAGCACTGCGAGACGGTGCGTCCGCTGCTGGCCCCGCTCGGCATCGAGCCGGTCCTGCTCACCGGCTCGGTGAAAGGGCGGGCCCGCCGCGACGCCCTCGCGGCGCTCCAGTCCGGCGCGGCGTTCGCGGTCGGCACGCACGCGCTCATCCAGGAGGGCGTCGCGTTCGCGAAGCTCGGGCTCGCCATCGTCGACGAGCAGCACCGCTTCGGCGTGATGCAGCGCGCGGCGCTCCAGCGCCAGGGACCGGATCGCCCCGCGGTCGACGTCCTCGTCATGAGCGCGACGCCGATCCCGCGTACGCTCGCGATGACGCTCTACGGCGACCTGGCGGTGTCGACCCTCGACGAGCTGCCGCCCGGGCGCACGCCGATCGCGACGCGGCTCGTGCGCGAGGGGCGGCGGCGCGAGCTCTACGACGCCATCCGTGCCGAGGTGGCGGCGGGGCATCAGGCCTACGTCGTCTACCCGCTGGTCGAGGACTCGGAGAAGTCGGACCTGCGCGCCGCCACGACCATGGTCCACGAGCTGGCGGCAGGCCCGCTCGCGGGCCTGCGTCTCGATCTCGTCCACGGGCGCATGAAGCCCGACGAGAAGGACGCCGTCATGCGCCGCTTCAAGGCGCGCGACTTCGACGTCCTCGTGGCGACCACGGTGATCGAGGTCGGGATCGACGTGCCCAACGCCACCGTCATCGCCATCGAGCACGCGGAGCGCTTCGGGCTGGCGCAGCTGCATCAGCTGCGCGGTCGTGTCGGGCGCGGGCGGGCGGCAGGGCACTGCTTTCTCGTCGTGCCCGACTGGATGGCGCCGGAGTCGTATCAGCGCATGGCGGTCCTCGAGGGCTCGACGGACGGCTTCGCGATCGCCGAGGCCGACCTCCAGCTGCGCGGCCCCGGCGATTTCCTCGGCACTCGCCAGGCGGGCCTGCCGCCGTTTCGCGTCGCCAACCTGCTGCGCGATACCGAGCTGCTGCGCGCCGCCCGCGACGAGGCGCTACGCTGGCTCGCGTACGATCCCGCGCTGACGCGCCCGCAATCCGCGACCCTGCGGGCGGTGCTGCGCCACCGCTGGCAGGGGCGGCTCGAGCTGGCGCGCGTCGGCTGA
- a CDS encoding agmatine deiminase family protein, translating to MSAAPAGAPARLGYRMPAEWEPHAATWIAWPHERSDWPGPGKLEAVRWVYTEFVRHVAAGERVRLLVRDVAMARQARGLLRRAGAPLAQVDFVQVPTDRSWTRDFCPLWVRGRDGGLGLVHWRFNGWAKYPNHRRDAAVPNAIARAARLPRWKPTVEIGGRARHLVLEGGGIDVNGRGTLLTTEECLLSPIQARNPGLDRRGVERVLGDWLGVRKVLWLGEGITGDDTHGHVDDLARFVDPTTVVVASSDDPRDPDYARLRENRERLRRMTDQDGTPLRVRELPMPAPVTWEGERLPASYANFYVANAVVVVPTFNDPNDRRALALLAECFPDRRVLGIHAVDLVLGLGTLHCMTQQEPAATTPASPWAR from the coding sequence ATGAGCGCCGCGCCCGCGGGAGCACCGGCCCGCCTCGGCTACCGCATGCCGGCGGAATGGGAGCCCCACGCCGCCACCTGGATCGCCTGGCCGCACGAGCGCAGCGATTGGCCCGGCCCCGGCAAGCTCGAGGCCGTGCGCTGGGTCTACACCGAGTTCGTGCGCCACGTCGCCGCCGGGGAGCGCGTCCGCCTCCTCGTCCGCGACGTCGCGATGGCGCGCCAGGCGCGCGGCCTCCTGCGCCGCGCAGGCGCACCGCTGGCGCAGGTCGACTTCGTCCAGGTGCCGACGGACCGCTCCTGGACGCGCGACTTCTGCCCGCTCTGGGTGCGCGGCCGCGACGGCGGTCTCGGCCTCGTGCACTGGAGGTTCAACGGCTGGGCGAAGTACCCGAACCACCGCCGCGACGCCGCGGTCCCGAACGCCATCGCACGCGCGGCGCGTCTGCCGCGCTGGAAGCCCACGGTGGAGATCGGCGGCCGCGCCCGTCACCTCGTCCTCGAGGGCGGCGGCATCGACGTCAACGGCCGGGGCACGCTGCTGACGACCGAGGAGTGCCTCCTGAGCCCGATCCAGGCGCGCAATCCGGGCCTCGACCGCCGCGGCGTCGAGCGCGTGCTCGGCGACTGGCTCGGCGTGCGCAAGGTCCTGTGGCTCGGCGAGGGCATCACCGGCGACGACACGCACGGCCACGTCGACGACCTCGCTCGCTTCGTCGATCCGACCACGGTCGTGGTCGCCTCCTCCGACGACCCGCGCGACCCCGACTACGCCCGCCTGCGCGAGAACCGCGAGCGCCTGCGGCGCATGACCGACCAGGACGGCACACCGCTGCGCGTGCGCGAGCTGCCGATGCCCGCACCGGTCACCTGGGAGGGCGAGCGCCTGCCGGCGAGCTACGCCAACTTCTACGTGGCGAACGCGGTCGTCGTCGTGCCGACGTTCAACGACCCGAACGACCGCCGCGCCCTGGCCCTGCTCGCCGAGTGCTTCCCCGACCGCCGCGTGCTCGGCATCCACGCGGTCGATCTGGTGCTCGGTCTGGGCACGCTCCACTGCATGACGCAGCAGGAGCCTGCGGCTACGACGCCGGCTTCTCCCTGGGCCCGATGA
- a CDS encoding carbon-nitrogen hydrolase produces the protein MSAPTRFRIGLVQMRPVADAAANLDAAVAHVRSAAAQGAEAICLPELFRTPYFCQTEDAALFDFAEPIPGPTTSTLAKIAKELGVVVVASLFERRAPGLYHNTAVVLDADGSEAGRYRKMHIPDDPLFYEKFYFTPGDLGFRAFDTKAGRLGTLVCWDQWYPEGARLTALAGAEVLFYPTAIGWHPAEKAATGEAQVSAWQTIQRAHAIANGVYVAAVNRVGHEGPADGGLEFWGASFVADPFGITIAEASRTDEEVLVVECDRTRQEDVRRNWPFLRDRRIDAYAPITRRLLDE, from the coding sequence ATGTCGGCCCCCACGCGCTTCCGCATCGGCCTCGTGCAGATGCGCCCCGTCGCGGACGCTGCCGCGAACCTCGACGCCGCCGTCGCCCACGTGCGCAGCGCCGCGGCGCAGGGCGCGGAGGCGATCTGCCTGCCGGAGCTCTTCCGCACCCCGTACTTCTGCCAGACGGAGGACGCGGCGCTCTTCGACTTCGCCGAGCCGATCCCGGGCCCGACGACCTCGACGCTGGCGAAGATCGCGAAGGAGCTCGGCGTGGTCGTCGTCGCCTCGCTCTTCGAGCGGCGCGCGCCGGGCCTGTACCACAACACGGCCGTCGTGCTGGACGCCGACGGCAGCGAGGCGGGTCGCTACCGCAAGATGCACATCCCGGACGACCCGCTCTTCTACGAGAAGTTCTACTTCACGCCGGGCGACCTCGGCTTCCGCGCCTTCGACACCAAGGCCGGCCGCCTCGGCACGCTCGTCTGCTGGGACCAATGGTATCCGGAGGGCGCCCGCCTGACCGCGCTGGCCGGCGCCGAGGTGCTCTTCTACCCCACCGCGATCGGCTGGCATCCGGCCGAGAAGGCGGCGACGGGCGAGGCGCAGGTGTCGGCGTGGCAGACGATCCAGCGTGCGCACGCGATCGCCAACGGCGTCTACGTCGCCGCCGTGAACCGGGTCGGCCACGAGGGTCCGGCCGACGGCGGGCTCGAGTTCTGGGGCGCGTCGTTCGTGGCCGATCCGTTCGGGATCACGATCGCCGAGGCGTCCCGCACCGACGAGGAGGTCCTCGTCGTCGAGTGCGACCGCACGCGCCAGGAGGACGTCCGCCGCAACTGGCCCTTCCTGCGCGACCGCCGCATCGACGCCTACGCGCCGATCACCCGCCGGCTCCTCGACGAATGA